One window of the Zea mays cultivar B73 chromosome 3, Zm-B73-REFERENCE-NAM-5.0, whole genome shotgun sequence genome contains the following:
- the LOC100286064 gene encoding Probable choline kinase 2: MVAIENQSQAAVAAEAVAAPASRIPREARRLLHELAAAWADVADCRALEVVPLKGAMTNEVYQARWLTAGPAGQKEEPRAEREVRKVLVRIYGDGVDLFFDREDEVRTFECMSRHGQGPRLLGRFPNGRVEEFIHARTLSAADLRDPEISALVASKLREFHNLDMPGPKSVLIWDRLRNWLRTAKSLCPPEEAKEFRLDSLENQITALENECSGDYQWIGFCHNDLQYGNIMIDEETNVLTIIDYEYASFNPVAYDIANHFCEMAADYHSSKPHILDYSRYPDVDEQKRFVKTYLNISGEEPDAEVVENLLQSIEKHTLASHLVWGLWGIISDHVNDIDFDYKEYARQRFEQYWHKSAILTS, translated from the exons ATGGTGGCGATCGAGAACCAGAGCCAGGccgcggtggcggcggaggcggtggcggcgccgGCGTCGCGGATCCCCAGGGAGGCGCGGCGCCTGCTGCACGAGCTGGCGGCGGCGTGGGCGGACGTGGCCGACTGCCGCGCGCTGGAGGTCGTGCCGCTCAAGGGGGCCATGACCAACGAGGTCTACCAGGCGCGCTGGCTCACTGCAGGCCCTGCCGGCCAGAAGGAGGAGCCCAGGGCGGAGAGGGAGGTGAGGAAGGTGCTCGTGCGGATTTACGGCGACGGCGTCGACCTCTTCTTCGACCGCGAGGACGAGGTGCGCACCTTCGAGTGCATGTCACGCCATGGCCAGGGTCCCCGCCTCCTCGGCCGCTTTCCGAACGGCCGCGTCGAGGAGTTCATCCACGCAAGG ACATTGTCAGCTGCCGACCTTCGCGATCCTGAAATTTCAGCTCTGGTGGCTTCCAAGCTGAGGGAGTTCCACAACCTTGACATGCCTGGTCCCAAATCTGTGCTCATTTGGGACAGACTTAG GAACTGGCTCAGAACTGCCAAGAGCTTGTGTCCACCTGAAGAAGCCAAGGAATTTCGGTTGGACAGTCTGGAGAACCAGATTACTGCATTGGAGAACGAGTGTTCAGGTGATTACCAGTGGATTGGTTTCTGTCACAATGATCTTCAGTATGGCAATATCATGATTGATGAAGAGACCAACGTGCTGACCATCATT GATTATGAGTATGCAAGCTTCAACCCAGTTGCATATGACATTGCTAACCATTTCTGTGAGATGGCAGCAGACTATCATTCATCAAAGCCTCATATACTGGACTACAGCAGATATCCAG ATGTTGATGAGCAGAAGCGTTTTGTTAAGACCTACCTGAACATTTCTG GTGAGGAACCTGATGCGGAAGTTGTGGAGAACCTGCTCCAAAGCATTGAGAAGCACACGCTCGCCAGCCATCTAGTATGGGGCCTCTGGGGAATAATTTCG GACCATGTTAACGACATTGACTTCGACTACAAGGAGTATGCGAGGCAGAGATTCGAGCAGTACTGGCACAAGTCTGCGATCTTAACATCTTGA